A stretch of Gymnodinialimonas phycosphaerae DNA encodes these proteins:
- a CDS encoding DoxX-like family protein, which yields MGFATFTADLSDPKSHAPKFWKDAASGRVVVNAAGLLTASEARFRAVHVDAPLAAYTHAEGGVLSSAVGIEADTPFARWRRKGEGVAHEASLTILRPGFVMADTSYGGTSLLRGLATLPFGTPMIGDGSQMFNPIHAADLARVVAECLQAPPGPGPWDIGGPTHITQAHLLQGLRGWFGLPETRAVPMSKPLANAGGAVGDALNMGPISRTAVSQISHGVEADEGPLMARLKTRPRGVDQFLTARPAGTQDLWHARLFLLRPMIRLTLALLWLMSGLLGLFLPADQFLPMTAHLPAPDWVWIALARGGGLADLAIALALARNWRPRVTGAAQLALVGGYTLAFTLIAPALWLLPLGGLLKNLPILMLIAVWLVLEDER from the coding sequence ATGGGCTTTGCGACTTTCACCGCTGATCTGAGCGACCCCAAGTCCCACGCCCCCAAATTCTGGAAAGACGCGGCCTCGGGTCGGGTGGTGGTGAATGCGGCGGGGCTTCTGACAGCTTCAGAGGCGCGGTTTCGGGCCGTCCACGTCGACGCGCCGCTCGCCGCCTACACCCATGCCGAGGGGGGTGTCCTGAGCTCTGCCGTGGGGATCGAGGCCGACACGCCCTTCGCCCGCTGGCGGCGCAAGGGGGAGGGGGTCGCGCATGAGGCCAGCCTCACGATCCTGCGTCCGGGATTTGTGATGGCCGACACCTCCTATGGCGGCACGTCGCTGTTGCGAGGCCTTGCCACTTTGCCCTTTGGCACGCCGATGATTGGCGATGGCAGCCAGATGTTCAACCCGATCCATGCCGCGGATCTGGCGCGGGTCGTCGCCGAATGTCTTCAGGCCCCGCCAGGCCCCGGGCCTTGGGATATCGGGGGTCCCACCCACATCACCCAAGCGCACCTGTTGCAAGGCCTGCGCGGCTGGTTCGGTCTGCCGGAAACCCGCGCGGTGCCGATGTCGAAACCCCTCGCCAATGCGGGCGGTGCGGTGGGCGACGCGTTGAACATGGGCCCGATCTCGCGCACGGCGGTGTCGCAGATCAGTCACGGGGTGGAGGCGGATGAAGGCCCCTTGATGGCCCGTCTCAAGACGCGGCCGCGCGGCGTCGATCAGTTTCTCACCGCACGGCCGGCGGGTACGCAAGACCTGTGGCACGCGCGCCTGTTCCTGTTGCGTCCGATGATCCGACTGACCCTTGCGTTGCTGTGGTTGATGTCTGGCCTGCTTGGGCTGTTCCTGCCTGCCGACCAATTCCTTCCGATGACGGCGCATCTGCCCGCGCCCGATTGGGTCTGGATCGCCCTCGCGCGCGGAGGTGGCCTTGCGGATCTGGCGATTGCGCTTGCGTTGGCGCGCAACTGGCGGCCCCGGGTCACGGGGGCGGCGCAGCTTGCGCTTGTCGGCGGCTACACACTTGCATTCACCCTGATCGCGCCCGCCTTGTGGCTGCTGCCCCTTGGGGGGCTCTTGAAGAACTTGCCGATTCTCATGCTGATCGCCGTCTGGCTGGTGCTGGAGGACGAGCGGTGA
- a CDS encoding NAD-dependent epimerase/dehydratase family protein: protein MNPDSGVREVLVLGADGFIGRHIAFHLRAEGWDVLA from the coding sequence GTGAATCCCGATTCTGGCGTAAGAGAGGTGCTGGTCCTTGGGGCCGACGGCTTCATCGGTCGCCACATCGCGTTTCATCTGCGCGCCGAGGGGTGGGATGTCCTCGCCTAG
- a CDS encoding S-methyl-5'-thioadenosine phosphorylase: MTRHLAIIGGSGLYQIDGLKDATWAAVQSPFGAPSDEILTGRIDTTTVSFLPRHGRGHVHTPTSIPYRANIDALKRIGVTDVVAVSACGSFQEHMEPGDFVIVDQFIDRTFAREKSFFGTGCVAHVSVAHPVCPVLSATARDAAKATGVTVHDGGTYLAMEGPQFSSMAESRMYRAWGCDVIGMTNMPEAKLAREAELCYASVAMITDFDSWHPDHGAVDISQIIETLHGNAAAARAMVKGIAQALSGDKPLCAAGCDRALEHAIMTSPEARDPDVMARLDAVAGRVLP; this comes from the coding sequence ATGACCCGGCATTTGGCAATCATCGGCGGCTCGGGCCTCTACCAGATCGACGGGTTGAAGGACGCGACCTGGGCTGCGGTTCAAAGCCCGTTCGGCGCGCCCTCGGACGAGATCCTGACCGGACGGATCGACACCACGACCGTGTCGTTCCTGCCCCGCCACGGCCGAGGCCACGTTCACACGCCGACTTCCATTCCCTACCGCGCCAATATCGACGCGCTCAAGCGCATCGGTGTGACCGATGTGGTGGCGGTGTCCGCTTGTGGATCGTTCCAAGAGCATATGGAACCGGGCGATTTCGTCATCGTGGATCAGTTCATCGATCGCACCTTCGCCCGCGAAAAGTCGTTCTTCGGCACCGGGTGTGTCGCCCATGTCTCGGTTGCGCATCCGGTCTGCCCGGTGCTCTCTGCCACGGCCCGCGATGCAGCTAAGGCCACTGGCGTGACGGTCCATGATGGCGGCACCTATCTGGCCATGGAGGGCCCGCAGTTCTCTTCCATGGCCGAAAGCAGGATGTACCGCGCATGGGGCTGCGACGTGATCGGCATGACCAACATGCCCGAGGCGAAATTGGCCCGAGAGGCAGAGCTTTGTTACGCCTCTGTCGCGATGATCACTGACTTTGACAGCTGGCACCCGGACCACGGCGCCGTCGATATCAGCCAGATCATCGAAACGTTGCACGGCAATGCAGCGGCCGCGCGCGCCATGGTCAAGGGCATCGCCCAGGCGCTGTCAGGGGACAAGCCGCTTTGCGCGGCGGGCTGCGATCGTGCGTTGGAGCACGCGATCATGACGTCGCCCGAGGCGCGAGACCCGGACGTGATGGCGCGGCTTGATGCGGTCGCGGGCCGGGTCCTGCCGTGA
- a CDS encoding SulP family inorganic anion transporter gives MSRILLQAAKSRLSPELSNMGHGWGIGRMRIEVLAGLTVALALVPEAVAFAFVAGVNPLVGLYAAFIVGLITAVIGGRPGMISGATGALAVVMVSLVALHGVEYLFATVILMGLIQIGVGVMKWGKFIRLVPHPVMLGFVNGLAIVIFLAQLGQFQVPGSAEASGHGMASGEWLQGAEMAMMLGLVVLTMAIIWALPKLTTTVPAPLAGIGITAAIVLIFGIDVPRVGDLAEISGGFPAFHVPFSFSGGEIPGIYGDFLAPFTWETFWIIAPYAGILAAIGLIESLLTLNLVGEITGEKGGASQECVAQGVANTVTGFFGGMGGCAMIGQSMINVKSGARTRVAGIVAALFLLSFILVGAPIIEQIPLAALVGVMFMVVIGTFAWNSLTILFKVPLTDAFVIILVTVVTVATDLATAVVVGVIVSALAYAWQNAKRIHAITRDSTTEQGAKVYEIQGPLFFGSSDGFMELFDVENDPDTVIVDFNGSRVADQSALQAIEAVAGRYEAAGKRIMLRHLTRDCHALLTKAGHLVVDSDDDPDYEIATDYSVRTGILGDH, from the coding sequence ATGTCCCGCATCCTTCTGCAGGCCGCAAAAAGCCGTCTATCGCCCGAGTTGTCCAACATGGGCCACGGGTGGGGCATTGGCCGCATGCGGATCGAGGTGCTTGCAGGTCTGACCGTCGCGCTGGCCCTTGTGCCGGAAGCCGTGGCGTTTGCCTTCGTCGCGGGGGTGAACCCACTGGTGGGCCTTTACGCGGCCTTCATCGTCGGCCTGATCACCGCCGTCATCGGTGGTCGTCCCGGCATGATCTCGGGGGCGACGGGCGCTTTGGCCGTCGTGATGGTCAGCCTCGTGGCGTTGCACGGGGTGGAATACCTCTTTGCCACCGTCATCCTGATGGGGCTGATCCAGATCGGGGTCGGGGTGATGAAATGGGGCAAGTTCATCCGCCTTGTCCCGCATCCGGTTATGTTGGGCTTCGTCAACGGGCTGGCGATCGTGATTTTCCTGGCGCAATTGGGGCAATTCCAGGTGCCCGGCAGCGCCGAGGCATCGGGCCACGGCATGGCCAGTGGCGAATGGTTGCAAGGCGCAGAGATGGCGATGATGCTGGGCCTCGTGGTACTGACCATGGCGATCATCTGGGCGCTACCCAAACTCACCACCACCGTCCCCGCGCCGCTGGCTGGCATCGGGATCACGGCGGCCATCGTGCTAATCTTCGGCATCGACGTGCCACGGGTGGGCGATTTGGCTGAAATTTCCGGCGGCTTCCCGGCGTTCCACGTCCCCTTCAGCTTCAGCGGTGGGGAAATCCCGGGTATCTACGGCGATTTCCTCGCCCCCTTCACCTGGGAGACCTTCTGGATCATCGCGCCTTACGCGGGCATCCTTGCGGCCATCGGCCTTATCGAAAGCCTGCTGACCCTCAACCTCGTCGGCGAGATCACCGGCGAGAAAGGCGGCGCGTCGCAGGAATGTGTGGCGCAAGGCGTGGCCAACACCGTCACGGGCTTTTTCGGCGGCATGGGCGGTTGCGCGATGATCGGCCAATCCATGATCAACGTGAAATCCGGCGCGCGCACGCGGGTGGCAGGCATCGTGGCTGCCCTGTTTCTTCTGTCTTTCATCCTGGTGGGTGCGCCGATCATCGAACAGATCCCACTGGCCGCACTGGTGGGCGTCATGTTCATGGTGGTGATCGGGACGTTTGCGTGGAACTCCCTGACAATCCTGTTCAAGGTACCGCTGACCGACGCCTTCGTGATCATCCTCGTGACCGTCGTGACCGTCGCCACGGACCTTGCCACCGCCGTCGTCGTGGGCGTCATCGTCTCGGCCCTCGCCTATGCCTGGCAGAATGCCAAACGCATCCATGCGATCACGCGCGACAGCACGACCGAGCAAGGCGCGAAGGTCTATGAGATCCAGGGGCCGCTGTTCTTCGGCTCCTCGGACGGGTTCATGGAGCTCTTCGATGTGGAGAACGACCCGGACACCGTGATCGTCGATTTCAACGGAAGCCGGGTGGCCGACCAATCCGCGTTGCAGGCCATCGAGGCTGTGGCGGGGCGATATGAGGCCGCGGGCAAAAGGATCATGCTTCGACACCTGACACGGGATTGCCACGCCCTTCTGACCAAGGCAGGCCACCTTGTGGTCGATAGCGACGATGACCCGGATTACGAGATCGCCACCGATTATTCCGTGCGCACGGGGATCCTGGGGGACCACTAA
- a CDS encoding flavin reductase family protein, with translation MYYRPEDGHGLPHNPFNAIVSPRPIGWISTRGTGGGDNLAPYSFFNAVAYEPPQVMFSSTSAKADRGDTKDSVANIRETGVFCVNIVEYAARDAMNETSGPWPATEDEFMRAGIERADCTEIACSRVAGAPANLECRVTQIVKLEGAHNFAVFGEVVGVHIREDCLVDGMFDVTRFHPLSRMGYRDYAVIREVFALNRPGEK, from the coding sequence ATGTATTACCGCCCCGAAGACGGCCACGGCCTGCCGCACAACCCTTTCAATGCCATCGTCTCCCCCCGCCCCATTGGCTGGATCTCGACGCGCGGGACGGGAGGGGGCGACAACCTTGCACCCTATTCGTTCTTCAACGCGGTGGCCTACGAGCCGCCGCAAGTGATGTTCTCCTCCACCTCTGCCAAGGCCGACCGGGGCGACACGAAGGATTCCGTCGCCAACATCCGAGAGACCGGCGTTTTCTGCGTGAACATCGTCGAATATGCGGCCCGCGACGCGATGAACGAGACGTCCGGGCCCTGGCCCGCAACGGAAGATGAGTTCATGCGCGCCGGGATCGAGCGCGCGGATTGCACCGAAATCGCGTGTTCGCGCGTGGCGGGGGCCCCGGCCAACCTGGAATGTCGCGTGACTCAGATCGTGAAGCTGGAAGGGGCCCATAACTTCGCCGTCTTTGGCGAGGTCGTGGGCGTGCATATCCGCGAGGATTGCCTGGTCGACGGTATGTTCGACGTGACCCGGTTCCACCCGCTGTCCCGGATGGGCTACCGCGACTATGCGGTCATCCGCGAGGTCTTCGCGCTGAACCGTCCCGGAGAAAAATAG
- a CDS encoding GNAT family N-acetyltransferase, translated as MYTLSQEKLDDGPEVEALYDTCFAPGREALSSYRLRDGVPPVAGLCLVARDDLQIVSGAVRFWPVRVGRSEALLLGPIAVHPTRQGEGLGGLLMNAGLEAARIRGWQRILLVGDAPYYEKFGFTRLAGVAMPPPTNPARVLGYGDWADVTGNVTRWGG; from the coding sequence ATGTACACGCTTTCCCAAGAAAAACTGGACGACGGCCCCGAGGTCGAGGCCCTTTACGACACCTGCTTTGCACCGGGGCGAGAGGCGCTCAGCTCGTACAGGCTGCGCGATGGTGTGCCGCCCGTGGCGGGCCTTTGCCTCGTGGCGCGCGACGATCTGCAAATCGTCTCGGGCGCGGTGCGATTCTGGCCCGTGCGCGTGGGCCGGTCCGAGGCGCTGTTGCTTGGCCCCATCGCGGTCCACCCCACGCGGCAAGGCGAAGGCTTGGGCGGGCTGTTGATGAACGCGGGGCTGGAGGCGGCGCGCATCAGGGGCTGGCAGCGTATTCTGTTGGTCGGCGACGCGCCCTACTACGAAAAATTCGGCTTCACCCGGCTTGCCGGCGTTGCCATGCCCCCGCCCACCAACCCGGCCCGCGTGTTGGGTTATGGCGACTGGGCAGACGTCACCGGGAACGTCACCCGCTGGGGCGGATAG
- a CDS encoding DUF2927 domain-containing protein translates to MWRVVVVLLLVGLPFPRASHAQEFIAVPDIISDEAFYRLVACAARPGGECAKPLIYWPEDRRLALRVGIASTADSFRDYRFDIVDAAIDAAIAEINGAGAHLFLERVYEGEMDIPFYLVDTPQGGTIIGTGVEELDGSSIAIGRVAIRSRGQDIVAATIAISQDIRRREIASVILEELVQSLGLVTDIASPAYELSIFAENGNSMTRLRGQDASALRRHYPRPGVPERETN, encoded by the coding sequence ATGTGGCGTGTTGTTGTCGTTCTTCTGCTTGTCGGCCTTCCCTTCCCGCGCGCCTCTCACGCGCAGGAATTCATCGCCGTTCCCGATATCATCTCGGACGAAGCTTTCTATCGGCTGGTGGCCTGCGCCGCCCGCCCCGGCGGCGAATGCGCCAAGCCGCTGATCTACTGGCCCGAAGACCGCCGCCTTGCCCTACGCGTCGGCATTGCAAGCACTGCCGACAGCTTCCGCGACTACCGCTTCGACATCGTGGATGCCGCCATCGACGCCGCCATCGCTGAAATCAACGGCGCGGGCGCCCACCTGTTTCTGGAACGCGTCTATGAGGGCGAGATGGATATTCCCTTCTATCTCGTGGACACGCCCCAAGGCGGGACGATCATCGGCACCGGTGTGGAAGAGCTTGACGGCTCTTCCATCGCGATCGGACGCGTTGCGATCCGGTCGCGCGGCCAGGACATCGTTGCCGCGACCATTGCCATCAGCCAGGATATCCGGCGGCGCGAGATTGCCTCGGTTATCCTTGAGGAGCTGGTCCAATCATTGGGGCTTGTCACCGATATCGCCTCGCCCGCCTATGAGCTGTCGATCTTTGCCGAGAATGGAAATTCCATGACTCGCCTGCGCGGCCAGGACGCCAGCGCCCTGCGCCGCCATTATCCCCGCCCCGGCGTGCCCGAGCGCGAAACCAATTAA
- a CDS encoding adenine phosphoribosyltransferase, giving the protein MIAQKTVQDYIRTIPDFPHEGIMFRDVTTLFQDPRGFRLAVDQLLSPFVGETIDAVAGLEARGFILGGAVAHQLSKGFVPVRKKGKLPAATIEQAYTLEYGEAVVEIHDDAVQPGDKVLIVDDLLATGGTAEAGIKLIERLGAEVIGCAFVIDLPDLGGRTKVEAMGVPVHAICVYEGH; this is encoded by the coding sequence ATGATCGCCCAGAAAACCGTGCAGGATTACATCCGCACGATCCCCGACTTCCCCCACGAGGGGATCATGTTTCGGGACGTCACGACCCTGTTTCAGGACCCGCGCGGGTTCCGTCTGGCGGTGGACCAGTTGCTGTCGCCTTTCGTGGGCGAGACCATCGACGCCGTCGCGGGCCTTGAGGCGCGCGGCTTCATTCTAGGGGGGGCGGTGGCTCATCAACTGTCCAAGGGCTTCGTGCCCGTGCGCAAGAAGGGCAAGCTTCCCGCCGCCACGATCGAGCAAGCCTATACGCTGGAATACGGTGAGGCCGTGGTCGAGATCCATGACGACGCCGTGCAACCGGGCGATAAGGTCCTGATCGTCGATGACCTTCTGGCCACCGGCGGCACCGCCGAGGCCGGCATCAAGCTGATCGAACGCTTGGGCGCTGAGGTCATTGGCTGCGCGTTCGTGATCGACTTGCCGGATCTTGGGGGGCGCACGAAGGTTGAGGCGATGGGCGTGCCCGTCCACGCGATTTGCGTCTACGAGGGCCATTGA
- a CDS encoding class I SAM-dependent methyltransferase, producing the protein MTRGAAFWDRVARRYAEMQMRNPETYEHTLDLVREHLRPGDRVLELGCGTGTTALRLADAVERYVASDYSAEMITIAGERRSKAGVENLDLCVGQPCDGSLPEGPFDAILAFNLLHLLPNRRQAFADVAQHLRPGGLFISKTPCLGGVYRVFQPLVSALRLLGKAPDFNFLTPARLEREIRMAGFDIIAAGDYPKRPPRRFIVARKG; encoded by the coding sequence ATGACCAGGGGAGCCGCGTTCTGGGACCGCGTCGCGCGGCGGTACGCCGAAATGCAGATGCGCAACCCAGAGACCTATGAGCACACGCTGGATCTTGTTCGGGAACACCTGCGCCCGGGCGACCGGGTGCTTGAACTGGGATGCGGGACGGGCACGACTGCGTTAAGGTTGGCGGATGCCGTCGAGCGATATGTAGCGAGTGACTATTCCGCTGAAATGATAACGATTGCAGGGGAAAGACGTTCAAAGGCCGGGGTGGAGAACCTTGATCTGTGTGTCGGGCAGCCCTGCGATGGGTCTCTGCCCGAGGGACCTTTTGACGCTATCCTTGCCTTCAACCTGCTGCATCTTTTGCCCAACAGACGACAGGCCTTTGCGGACGTCGCGCAACACCTGCGTCCGGGCGGTCTGTTCATCTCCAAAACGCCCTGTCTGGGGGGCGTATACCGCGTCTTCCAACCCTTGGTCTCGGCGCTTCGCCTGTTGGGAAAAGCGCCGGATTTCAACTTCCTGACGCCCGCGCGCCTGGAGCGCGAGATCCGCATGGCAGGGTTCGACATCATCGCCGCCGGGGACTACCCCAAGCGCCCACCGCGCCGCTTTATCGTCGCCAGAAAGGGCTGA
- a CDS encoding Crp/Fnr family transcriptional regulator — protein sequence MKETWIDNFKGLKRLPEDIRAELVAGSKIISVPAGVEIFAPGQTADNLWLLLDGTVKVQQRSETGREVFLYRVHAGESCVLTTACMLAFEDYAAEGTSETAVKAVAIPRRTFDDLVAKSPVFREFVFTAYSRRITDLFTLIDDIVFQRMDVRLASRLLELADADDVVHATHAVLGSELGTAREVISRTLAEFQRRDWVAQSRGEVRLINKDGLGRLVKSAGAQS from the coding sequence ATGAAAGAGACATGGATCGATAACTTCAAAGGACTGAAGCGGTTGCCGGAAGACATCCGGGCAGAACTGGTGGCGGGCAGCAAGATCATCTCGGTCCCCGCCGGGGTCGAGATCTTCGCGCCCGGTCAAACCGCCGATAACCTGTGGCTTCTGTTGGATGGCACCGTGAAGGTTCAGCAGCGTTCCGAGACGGGCCGAGAGGTTTTCCTCTACCGCGTTCATGCCGGGGAAAGCTGCGTCCTGACGACCGCCTGCATGTTGGCGTTCGAAGATTACGCGGCAGAAGGCACGTCCGAGACCGCAGTCAAAGCCGTGGCGATCCCGCGCCGCACCTTCGACGATCTTGTCGCCAAGTCTCCGGTGTTTCGCGAGTTCGTCTTCACCGCCTATTCGCGCCGGATCACGGATCTGTTCACGCTGATCGATGACATCGTTTTCCAACGCATGGATGTCCGCCTCGCCTCACGTTTGTTGGAGCTTGCGGATGCAGACGATGTGGTCCACGCGACCCACGCCGTTCTGGGGTCCGAGCTTGGAACCGCACGCGAGGTGATCTCGCGAACGCTGGCGGAATTTCAGCGCCGCGATTGGGTCGCGCAGTCTCGGGGGGAGGTGCGTTTGATCAACAAGGATGGTCTGGGGCGGTTGGTCAAATCCGCCGGGGCGCAATCGTAG
- a CDS encoding peroxiredoxin produces MNAHVAPTAETAAPFPRMNEPAPAFDALTTNGRKTLEDYKGKWLILFSHPADFTPVCTTEFMAFANRADEFAALDTQLLGLSIDSHYAHISWMRSIKDSFGVEIPFPIIADLDMKVAQAYGMIQPGASDTQAVRATFVIDPEGILRAMVYYPMTNGRSVDEFVRLVKALRTSDTHSVATPENWHPGQDVIVPTPQTADAAEARMSEGYDTKDWYFSTKSL; encoded by the coding sequence ATGAACGCACATGTAGCCCCCACCGCCGAAACCGCCGCCCCCTTTCCCCGCATGAACGAGCCGGCCCCAGCCTTCGACGCCCTGACGACAAACGGGCGCAAGACGCTGGAAGACTACAAAGGCAAATGGCTGATCCTGTTTTCGCATCCGGCTGACTTCACCCCGGTTTGCACCACGGAATTCATGGCCTTCGCCAACCGCGCCGACGAATTTGCCGCCCTCGACACACAACTTCTGGGCCTTTCGATTGACAGTCACTACGCCCATATTTCTTGGATGCGGTCGATCAAGGACAGCTTCGGCGTCGAGATTCCCTTCCCGATCATTGCCGACCTAGACATGAAAGTGGCGCAGGCCTACGGGATGATCCAGCCCGGCGCGTCTGACACACAAGCGGTGCGCGCGACCTTCGTGATCGACCCCGAAGGCATCCTGCGGGCAATGGTCTACTATCCCATGACGAATGGTCGCTCTGTCGACGAATTCGTGCGTCTTGTCAAAGCGTTGCGCACGTCGGATACCCACAGCGTGGCGACACCTGAGAACTGGCACCCGGGCCAGGACGTGATCGTGCCCACGCCGCAGACCGCCGACGCGGCAGAGGCGCGCATGTCGGAGGGGTATGACACCAAAGATTGGTATTTTTCGACCAAATCCCTCTGA
- a CDS encoding hydrogen peroxide-inducible genes activator: MTTLRQLRFLAALDEAQNFSRAADLCNITQSTLSTGLKELEARLGVQVAERTKHSFMMTPLGRDLADRARGILAEVQDFENLAQRERNAGVTSIRLGTIPTVGPFLMPRAMPLLRNALPDTKFYLREELTDALVDGLMEGRLDLLLIALPHPLPAQIETEVLFSDGYWLATPHDHPLGNRDIVEGEDLANRHLLLLEKGHCLQRHALSSLDGINLDEDQTFSATSLSTLVAMVEEDLGITMLPKLAVDAGLSKGHKLHLGDIRGARPRDVALAWRKSSPDADLFHKIGQSLIAARAGLRETSPIAPSDL, encoded by the coding sequence ATGACGACACTCCGCCAACTCAGATTTCTTGCTGCCTTGGATGAGGCGCAGAATTTCTCTCGCGCCGCAGACCTGTGCAACATAACCCAGTCGACGCTGTCGACCGGGTTGAAAGAACTTGAGGCGCGGCTTGGCGTTCAAGTCGCCGAACGCACCAAGCATAGCTTTATGATGACGCCCCTGGGGCGTGACCTGGCCGACCGGGCCCGCGGTATCCTGGCCGAGGTTCAGGATTTCGAAAACCTGGCGCAGCGCGAACGCAATGCCGGTGTCACCAGCATTCGCTTGGGCACGATCCCCACAGTCGGGCCCTTCCTGATGCCCCGGGCGATGCCGTTGCTGCGCAACGCGTTGCCCGACACCAAGTTCTATTTGCGCGAAGAGCTGACCGACGCGCTGGTCGATGGCCTGATGGAAGGCCGCCTTGATCTGCTTCTGATCGCCCTACCCCATCCGCTGCCCGCGCAAATCGAAACCGAGGTTCTGTTTTCCGACGGCTATTGGCTGGCCACACCCCATGATCATCCACTGGGCAATCGAGACATCGTGGAGGGCGAGGATCTGGCCAATCGCCATCTGTTGCTGCTGGAAAAGGGGCATTGTTTGCAACGACATGCGCTGTCTAGTCTTGATGGCATCAATCTGGACGAGGACCAAACCTTTTCGGCCACCAGTCTGTCGACGCTGGTGGCGATGGTGGAAGAGGACCTTGGGATCACCATGCTGCCGAAGCTGGCGGTGGATGCGGGGCTGTCCAAGGGGCACAAATTGCACCTGGGCGATATCCGGGGTGCCCGCCCGCGCGACGTGGCCCTTGCGTGGCGCAAAAGCTCTCCCGATGCGGACCTGTTTCACAAGATTGGCCAAAGCTTGATCGCCGCGCGCGCCGGATTGCGGGAAACAAGCCCGATTGCGCCCTCCGACCTCTGA
- a CDS encoding CTP synthetase: MFKLAAILYSVVGPSLAGSAVVISLVAGYDTLVPILIASAAGFLVALPASYAVAKMITGAKQA; encoded by the coding sequence ATGTTCAAGTTGGCAGCAATTCTTTACTCGGTCGTCGGCCCATCCCTTGCGGGCAGCGCCGTCGTGATCTCGCTTGTGGCCGGATACGATACGCTTGTTCCGATCCTGATCGCCTCGGCCGCAGGATTTCTGGTGGCCCTTCCAGCAAGCTACGCCGTGGCCAAGATGATCACCGGCGCCAAGCAAGCTTGA
- a CDS encoding DsrE family protein yields the protein MKKRMLSTVLVAATAVGVCAQEATSVVTVVTSPDPQTQLMSMVLTMAAAQQGAEAHILLCGPAGDLALRDAPESATAGQPPRDMSPQGLMQMIRENTGATVDVCAIYLLGRGEDASVLLDGIGVAEPGAMAARLMAPEARVLSF from the coding sequence ATGAAGAAACGCATGCTCTCAACGGTGCTTGTCGCCGCCACGGCTGTTGGTGTTTGTGCGCAAGAGGCGACCAGCGTGGTAACTGTCGTCACCTCGCCCGATCCGCAGACGCAATTGATGTCGATGGTGCTGACGATGGCCGCCGCGCAGCAAGGGGCGGAGGCCCATATCCTCCTGTGCGGCCCGGCGGGCGATCTGGCCCTGCGCGATGCGCCTGAAAGTGCCACGGCGGGCCAGCCGCCCCGTGACATGAGCCCGCAAGGCCTGATGCAGATGATCCGCGAGAATACCGGCGCAACGGTTGATGTCTGCGCGATCTACTTACTGGGCCGGGGCGAAGATGCCTCGGTCCTTCTGGATGGCATCGGCGTGGCCGAGCCCGGCGCGATGGCAGCCCGATTGATGGCCCCAGAAGCGCGTGTGCTCAGCTTTTGA
- a CDS encoding DUF2798 domain-containing protein translates to MRPFIPRPLEHIAFGLLLSCFMSLLISGVSTFLAAGMGPGFVGNWLSAWLSSWAIAFPSVLVVAPFVRRVLHKMVV, encoded by the coding sequence ATGCGACCCTTCATCCCGCGTCCGCTCGAGCATATCGCCTTCGGTCTTCTGCTCTCGTGCTTCATGTCCCTGCTTATCTCAGGGGTTTCGACATTCCTTGCAGCCGGAATGGGGCCGGGTTTCGTCGGCAACTGGCTATCTGCATGGCTCTCGTCTTGGGCCATCGCCTTTCCGAGCGTTCTGGTCGTGGCTCCTTTCGTGCGCCGCGTGCTGCACAAGATGGTGGTGTAG
- a CDS encoding cytochrome b, with protein MSNVSAYSASQVRLHWIIVILLAGQYLFHEGIADAWDARIDGTIPNEPFLNPHAIVGILILLLTLWRVGLRLRRGAPALPKEEPQALKIVAKITHLAFYVLLIGMPISGALAWVAGLELPAEAHEVAAKVMLALIVLHIAGALVQQFVLKTGVMERMSPRRMLKRGG; from the coding sequence ATGTCCAACGTGTCGGCCTATTCCGCCAGCCAAGTGCGCTTGCACTGGATCATCGTGATCCTGTTGGCAGGGCAATATCTGTTCCACGAAGGGATCGCGGATGCGTGGGATGCGCGCATTGATGGCACGATCCCGAACGAGCCGTTTCTGAACCCCCATGCCATCGTTGGCATCCTGATCTTGCTGCTCACCCTTTGGCGCGTTGGCCTTCGCTTGCGCCGGGGTGCGCCAGCCTTGCCCAAGGAAGAGCCGCAAGCTCTGAAGATCGTGGCCAAGATCACCCATCTGGCGTTCTACGTGCTGCTGATTGGCATGCCGATTTCGGGCGCGTTGGCCTGGGTGGCGGGGCTGGAGTTGCCCGCCGAAGCCCACGAGGTGGCCGCGAAGGTCATGCTGGCGCTGATTGTGCTGCATATTGCGGGGGCTCTGGTGCAGCAATTCGTGCTCAAGACCGGGGTGATGGAGCGGATGTCGCCACGGCGCATGCTCAAACGAGGCGGCTGA